One window of Dermacentor andersoni chromosome 7, qqDerAnde1_hic_scaffold, whole genome shotgun sequence genomic DNA carries:
- the LOC129385258 gene encoding putative nuclease HARBI1, with the protein MKKMAAPLIAMAVALRRRRREQGEPDDAFDMPDDHFRRRFRLSKGTVRLLCEELAGELEAERATGLSVERKVLCALRFFATGSFQASVGSEETIRVSQSTVSECVRRVAEAVVNAGARNKWVHFPKTAEEKAAVKEGFLRRGVIPGVIGCVDGSLIAIIAPKGERKAVFMCRKGYYALNCMFICDADMKILALDPMRPGSDHDAFVWRTTWLRRRFQAGRIVNAGEYLLGDSGYPLEPWLLTPVPGHPPVHTAEGQYNTAHAAMRSVVERCIGLLKSRFRCLQRYRTLLYEPERAANIVAACAVLHNLRLSEGDESGDDSDDDSSSGSSSSELDNNGDPMPHSLPRNTGSRMHYLRGRAVRDNVIGMFGTTRAQHMRYLRSVRRQLRRQQQRQHR; encoded by the exons atgaaaaaaatggccgcccctctgatcgctatggccgtggctcttcgccgtcgccgacgtgaacagggagagccagacgacgcgtttgacatgccggatgaccattttcgacggcgttttcgcctctcgaagggaacggtgcggttgttgtgcgaggaactggcgggggaactagaagctgagcgagcgacgggactgtcggtggagcggaaagtgttgtgtgcgctgcgcttctttgctaccgggagcttccaagcgtccgttgggagcgaggagacgatccgtgtgtcgcagtcgacggtgagcgagtgcgtgcgacgtgtggcagaggctgtcgtgaacgcaggggcccgcaacaagtgggtccattttccaaagacagccgaggaaaaggcagccgtgaaggagggtttccttcggcgcggcgttatccccggcgtcatcggatgcgtagacggcagcctcatagccatcatcgcacccaagggtgagcgcaaggctgtgttcatgtgccgcaagggatactacgccctcaactgcatgttc atctgcgacgcggacatgaaaatcttggccttggaccctatgcgaccggggtcggaccacgacgcttttgtctggcggacgacatggttgcgccggcggttccaagcggggcgcatcgtgaatgccggggaatacctcctcg gtgacagtggctaccccttggagccgtggctccttaccccggttcctggccatcctccagtgcacacagccgaggggcagtacaacacagcacatgccgccatgcgttccgtagtggagaggtgcattgggctcttaaagagccgtttccgctgtcttcagcgatatcgcaccctcctctacgagccggaacgtgcagccaacattgtcgcggcatgtgctgtgttgcacaaccttcgcctttctgaaggcgacgagtcaggcgatgacagtgatgacgacagcagcagcggcagtagtagtagtgagcttgacaataacggcgaccccatgccacacagtctgccccgtaacacgggctctagaatgcactacttgagagggcgggctgttcgcgacaatgtcattggcatgtttggaacaacccgtgcgcagcacatgcgttatttgaggagcgtgcggcggcagctgcgacgtcaacagcagcgtcagcatcgttag
- the LOC129385259 gene encoding uncharacterized protein translates to MAAKGPRVSKEQAAILVQFIEQHPYLARASTEFSPRMTAARKNELWEEVAAVLNAQGPAVKATSRWRNHWAKMAHKAKKEAARAASEKRATGGGKVGGVDGRVLDVLMRTGGVLVSPPEYFPDSEDEASSEEAAGPSGSRRNLPATTAFVVSGPAAVAGPSGLTQPPATPQVLRPTTQVPQPTPQVPQPTPQVPQPTPQLPQPTPQVPQPTPQVPQPTPQVPQPTPREPRAPRRQPRQQELDGAVMTATAAYVRQSQLEEARVQEDTRFRQQLLEQNRQHHEAHLQSLRQHHEAHMESLRHLGEEVAAMREVESQRLEVQRQRLEVARRSHETNERLLQLLLAALGHGGSQAPPPSQAPHN, encoded by the exons atggcagcaaaagggccgcgggtgtccaaagagcaggcggctattctcgtgcagttcatcgagcagcacccatacctggcgagagcttctacagagttctcgccacgtatgactgctgctcgaaaaaacgaactgtgggaggaggtggcggcggtgcttaacgcacaggggccagccgtaaaggccaccagccgttggcggaaccattgggccaagatggcccataaagcgaaaaaagaagcggccagggccgcgagcgagaagag ggctactggaggtggcaaagtgggtggcgtggacggccgcgtcctcgacgtccttatgaggacaggaggggtccttgtttccccccctgagtacttccccgatagcgag gacgaggcaagttcagaggaagctgcagggcccagcggttcccgcagaaatctaccagcgacaactgctttcgtggtgtcgggccctgcagctgttgctgggccaagtggccttacac agccaccggctacgccccaggtgctgcggcctaccacccaggtgcctcagccaaccccgcaggtgccgcagccaaccccgcaggtgccgcagccaaccccgcagctgccgcagccaaccccgcaggtgccgcaaccaaccccgcaggtgccacagcctaccccccaggtgccgcagcctacccctcgagagccacgggcaccccgtagacagcccaggcagcaggaacttgatggtgctgtgatgacggctactgccgcatacgttcgccagagccagttggaggaagccagagttcaagaggacactcgcttccgccaacaactgctggagcaaaaccggcag caccacgaggcccacctgcagagcctgcggcagcaccacgaggcccacatggagagcctgcggcacctcggggaggaggtggcggcaatgcgggaagtggagtctcagcgccttgaagtgcagcggcaacgcctcgaagtggcgcgtcggtcgcacgagaccaacgagcgcctgcttcagctgctgctggctgcactggggcatggtggcagccaagcccctcccccctctcaggccccacataattaa